The proteins below are encoded in one region of Candidatus Moraniibacteriota bacterium:
- a CDS encoding MtnX-like HAD-IB family phosphatase, which produces MLHSIFCDFDGTIAKEDSTDLILNQFSVDNTWKNIELQWSSGTIGSRECLIKQFSNIRMNATDIFDLAGKLHLENGFIEFSQFCKDKGIPLFIISDGINTLIEQFLTIHKIYFTSIYANDIKFMSEKMIKFIPLSDSSDLYPCIHNNVCANCKPQIIKHIIKTIPIHPNDTIYIGDGISDIEGARHCSTVFAKEKLFTLLRDRKKKSCLFRNFHEILQIIQKS; this is translated from the coding sequence ATGTTACATTCTATATTCTGTGATTTTGACGGGACAATAGCAAAAGAAGACAGTACAGACTTAATACTGAATCAGTTCAGCGTGGACAACACCTGGAAAAATATTGAACTGCAGTGGTCATCTGGCACTATCGGTAGTAGAGAATGCCTTATAAAACAATTCTCTAATATTAGAATGAACGCTACGGATATTTTTGATCTTGCGGGTAAATTGCATCTAGAAAATGGTTTTATCGAATTCTCGCAATTTTGTAAAGACAAGGGCATCCCTCTCTTTATTATAAGCGATGGAATAAATACACTCATCGAACAATTCCTCACAATTCACAAGATATATTTCACTTCTATCTACGCAAATGATATAAAATTTATGTCCGAAAAAATGATAAAATTTATACCACTATCTGATTCTTCTGATTTATATCCTTGTATTCATAATAATGTCTGTGCAAATTGCAAACCACAAATTATCAAGCATATTATCAAAACAATCCCTATTCATCCTAACGATACAATCTATATAGGCGACGGAATTTCTGATATTGAAGGAGCTCGCCACTGTTCAACCGTTTTTGCAAAAGAGAAACTTTTCACACTATTACGCGACAGGAAAAAAAAATCCTGTCTTTTCAGAAACTTCCACGAAATACTTCAAATCATTCAAAAATCTTGA